Proteins from a single region of Corylus avellana chromosome ca11, CavTom2PMs-1.0:
- the LOC132166184 gene encoding psbP domain-containing protein 2, chloroplastic-like, which yields MRLAEVQASSSLMASQICFPLWTHNLLKHNNAPTFSSPRTFFSISLSSTQQQHPKSICNDPHKDALVSHCLSRRKLSLSILAVFWSSGLLPNMTKAILAGELELERYTDPTEGFTLLRPSSWTKVDKAGASVLFEEANKGSNSVGVVVNPVRLTSLGEFGSPQFVADKLIEAEKRKESTNDAEVISVAERSGQGGLQVYEFEYKVDSTRGGMKRIFSGAFVASKKLYLLNIAYSDKPENPLDIHTRMMLEQVLHSFDVAPVT from the exons ATGAGGCTTGCTGAAGTCCAGGCCTCGTCTTCTCTAATGGCTTCCCAGATTTGCTTCCCTCTCTGGACCCACAATCTCTTGAAGCATAACAATGCTCCAACATTCTCATCTCCCAGAACCTTCTTCTCAATTTCCTTGTCATCAACTCAACAGCAACACCCAAAAAGCATTTGTAATGACCCTCACAAAGATGCACTTGTCTCACATTGTTTGAGCAGGAGGAAGCTCAGCCTCTCAATTCTTGCAGTGTTTTGGTCTTCTGGGCTTTTGCCAAACATGACAAAGGCCATTTTGGCTGGCGAATTGGAGCTTGAAAGGTATACAGATCCCACGGAGGGTTTCACTCTGCTCAGACCCTCTTCTTGGACAAAG GTTGATAAAGCGGGGGCAAGTGTCCTGTTTGAGGAGGCAAATAAGGGAAGTAACAGTGTAGGGGTTGTGGTAAACCCTGTTCGTCTTACAAGCCTCGGAGAGTTTGGGAGTCCTCAATTTGTAGCTGATAAGCTTATAGAAGCCGAAAAGCGCAAG GAAAGTACAAATGATGCTGAGGTTATTTCAGTTGCGGAGAGATCGGGCCAGGGAGGCTTACAAGTGTACGAGTTTGAGTACAAGGTTGACAGCACAAGGGGAGGGATGAAAAGGATCTTTTCGGGTGCATTTGTGGCGTCGAAGAAGCTCTACCTCCTAAATATTGCTTACTCAGACAAACCAGAGAATCCTCTTGACATCCACACAAGAATGATGTTGGAGCAAGTGCTTCATTCCTTTGATGTGGCTCCGGTGACATAA
- the LOC132166704 gene encoding amino-acid permease BAT1 homolog, producing the protein MGHIQREVQQIPEMDSGEKRLNELGYKQELRREMTLFKTLAISFSTMTLFTGITPLYGSSLQYAGPATLVWGWVVVSFFTWFVGIAMAEICSSFPTTGSLYFWAAHLAGPKWGPFASWCCAWLETIGLIAGIGTQAYAGSQTLQSIILLCTGTNKDGGYLAPKWLFLCMYIGLTVIWAFLNTFALEVIAFIDVISIWWQVIGGTVIVIMLPLVAQTTQSASYVFTHFETSPESTGISSKPYAVVLSFLVSQYSLYGYDAAAHLTEETKGADKNGPIAILSSIGIITLFGWAYILALTFSIQDFSYLYDPSNETAGVFVPAQILYDAFYGRYHSGAGAIILLFVIWASFFFGGLSITTSAARVVYALSRDKGVPFSSVWRKIHPKHKVPSNAVWLCAAICILLGLPILKVNVVFTAITSICTIGWVGGYAVPIFARMVMAEENFNPGPFYLGKARRPICLVAFLWICYTCSVFLLPTYYPITWNTFNYAPVALGIGLGLIMLWWVLDARKWFKGPVRNIDSPNGKP; encoded by the exons ATGGGGCACATCCAACGGGAAGTGCAGCAAATCCCAGAAATGGATTCCGGGGAGAAGCGGCTCAATGAGCTGGGTTACAAGCAAGAACTCAGAAGAGAAATG ACTTTGTTTAAAACACTTGCAATATCGTTTTCGACGATGACCCTTTTCACTGGGATTACTCCTCTGTATGGTTCCAGCCTTCAGTATGCAGGTCCTGCAACTCTTGTGTGGGGGTGGGTGGTAGTATCTTTCTTCACCTGGTTTGTTGGAATAGCAATGGCTGAGATCTGTTCATCTTTCCCA ACTACTGGTTCTCTCTACTTCTGGGCTGCCCACTTGGCTGGCCCTAAATGGGGTCCATTTGCATCATGGTGTTGTGCTTGGCTGGAGACCATAGGGCTCATTGCTGGCATAGGCACACAG GCTTATGCAGGATCACAAACACTGCAGAGTATCATTTTATTATGCACCGGAACAAATAAGGATGGAGGGTACTTGGCTCCTAAATGGCTATTCTTATGCATGTACATAGGCCTGACTGTTATATGGGCATTTCTCAACACTTTTGCATTAGAAGTGATTGCCTTCATCGACGTAATTTCAATATGGTGGCAG GTTATTGGAGGAACTGTTATTGTTATAATGCTTCCCTTGGTAGCACAGACCACACAATCTGCCTCATATGTATTCACACATTTTGAAACGTCACCCGAATCAACTGGAATATCAAGCAAACCTTATGCAGTCGTTCTATCTTTTCTTGTCAGTCAGTATTCACTATATGGATATGATGCCGCAGCACATCTAACTGAAGAAACCAAAGGTGCAGACAAGAATGGTCCTATTGCAATTCTGTCTAGCATTGGGATCATTACATTATTTGGATGGGCTTACattttggcccttactttcagCATTCAG GATTTCAGCTACCTATATGATCCGAGCAACGAAACCGCTGGAGTATTCGTGCCAGCTCAAATACTCTATGATGCATTCTATGGGAGATATCATAGTGGTGCTGGAGCTatcattttactttttgtcATATGGGCTTCATTCTTCTTCGGTGGTCTTTCCATCACTACGAGTGCTGCCAGAGTT GTATATGCTCTATCAAGAGATAAAGGAGTTCCCTTTTCATCCGTATGGCGAAAAATACACCCAAAGCACAAAGTTCCCTCAAATGCTGTGTGGCTGTGTGCAGCCATCTGCATTCTTCTTGGACTCCCAATCTTAAAGGTCAATGTAGTCTTCACTGCCATAACATCTATATGTACGATTGGGTGGGTTGGAGGCTATGCAGTTCCAATCTTTGCAAGGATGGTTATGGCTGAGGAAAACTTCAACCCCGGGCCATTTTATTTGGGGAAAGCAAGAAGGCCAATCTGCTTGGTTGCCTTTTTGTGGATCTGTTATACCTGTTCAGTCTTTCTTTTGCCAACTTACTACCCAATTACTTGGAATACTTTCAACTATGCACCAGTGGCTTTGGGTATTGGTTTGGGTCTGATAATGCTTTGGTGGGTGTTGGATGCAAGAAAATGGTTTAAGGGACCTGTTAGGAATATCGACAGTCCCAATGGGAAGCCTTGA